The following proteins come from a genomic window of Kaistia defluvii:
- a CDS encoding HAMP domain-containing protein has translation MEAIADTLARISEGELDARIPLLGDGDDIDVLSVRINATLGRLSSLFEGMKQDTADIAHDLKCR, from the coding sequence ATGGAAGCGATCGCTGACACGTTGGCCCGGATCTCGGAGGGCGAGCTCGACGCCCGCATTCCGCTGCTCGGCGACGGCGACGACATCGACGTGCTCTCCGTCCGAATCAACGCAACGCTCGGCCGGCTGTCCAGCCTCTTCGAGGGCATGAAGCAGGATACAGCCGACATCGCGCATGATTTGAAGTGCCGTTGA